In Vigna angularis cultivar LongXiaoDou No.4 chromosome 8, ASM1680809v1, whole genome shotgun sequence, the DNA window GTTTTTCTTAAAGAATATATACTCTCAGATGAGGATTGCTGCTTTCAATTTGTTTGGTGACCCAGAAGTTCTTGGTTTACGACCAAATGTTTTTGGGGAGCTCATGAGGGTTCTCATATCCCCTTCAGAAGATGTTGATGCAGCTGTAAATTGGGTTATTGGTGGTGGGGAGAATCCTGACATCTCATTGCATATGCGGATGCTTATGAATAGGTATTGGAAGTACGCGTTAATTTCATGGAGTGGTAATAATCATGATTGATTGatgaattatttgaataaatttttgatATCTTTTTGGAAAGTTTTGCTTTTTACTACTTTTGGaaagttaaattaatatatcttgGCAGAACACTATGAGGGGCCAAAGAGTATTGCCAATTCAATTCAGTATGACGTTATCGCTTTTCGTTCCATTTTTCTGCCCTCTATTTACTTGGCTTTCATCCAGTTCTCTAAGCCGtaattagataaatattttactcCAAAGATGTCAAATAATTTAGCCTACCCAATGGTACATGATAACAGTGTACAGTACAATAAAACAAAGTAAACATAGAAAACCTAGccatttgttaaaatttattaaaatttactaaatcATGAGAGATGTTCATCAAATTAAATGTGAAATCCACAAAATTTTTTGAAGGAATTAATAAGGAAGAACGTGCAGTGTGTTGGTACATGCTAGCAGTTCTTCTATGTTCATTGTTGATGGAAAATTTCCATGCattatgtaagaaaaaaaagaatccATGTAGCATAAAAGCATTTTCTTTAGCAGCGGTCAACCTTCATATTTGGTATGGGTTTAAATGACAGTCAGTTTTTGGCATCCCCTTTTCAGGTCTGGAAGAGCTGTGCAGGCAGTGTTGCGTTGCCTGAAAAAGGCCATACGAAGTCAACATCTAATGTCATCAAGACCAAAGGTGGTATTGGTGTCAGATACACCTGCTGTTGTTAAAAGTATCATGTCTATGCCTAACATAAGTGAATTTGCAGAGGTAATTATTCTGGCCATGATTGCTAAACTGCATGCAAATACCTTCTTTAATGTGCAGATGGAACATATACGACTATTgatacttaataaaatattattaattcattacTTATTAATAACGACATTGTTGCGCTATATTAAGAACTGGTTACAtgcttcttctttcttaaatgctttattgtttcattattcAACCACGTGTTTAATATACGGTGGTTCATGATCCAATAAGCTTTATAAATGCTGTAAAATTTGTGAGTCTCTAATTCTTGTTCATATCTACTTGTCCCCAGGTTCTTCATTTTGATTATGACCAATTCAAAGGAAGTATGTCTAAAGGTATGCGCATTTCTGATTTTAGAAGGAAGGATTGGGGTTCAGCACCAAGATGGGTTGCGTTTGTCGATTTTTTCCTTGCTTCCCGTGCAAAATTTGCTGCCATTTCTGGAGCTCACCGGCGTGTTGGGACTACGTATGCCCAATTAATTGCTGCACTGGGAGCTGCGTACAATCTAGGTATTTCTTGTTATTCACTCTTAATTCTTGTGAGTCAAGGTTGCAAGAGGATCAATCCAATGATATTTGAGACTTAGACCTTAAACGAGAGGGTTATCATGTTAGGCCTTTTGGCCAAAGTATGAGTCTTTCGTAAAAACTAAACgcaaataatttttgtttgcaAGTCTAAAACTTGATCTTTATGAGCCTTACATGTCAGCACAAAATCTGTTGAAACATGCAGCTGAAACGTGAAATTTGTTTACTCTTCAGGGGACAAGTCTGGTTCAAGGTTTTTATTCTTTAGCAGTTTCCAGAGTAATTTGTTAAGGGATGGCCTGAAGCATCAGGTTGGTTGGGGCCATGTGTGGAACAGATATGCTGGTCCATTGAGTTGTCGCAACCAGGCCAATCAATGTGCCTTCACACCAGTTCTCCCCTCTGCTTGGTGGGACGGTCTTTGGCAATCTCCAATTCCAAGGGATATTAACCGTCTTGCCTCTTATGGCATCCGATTATCTGGTCTTGGCAATGTTGATAGCAATTCCCTTAAAAGTCACtgtaagaaaaggaaaaatattgtACGAACCATTACCTTCAAATTGTAGTGTTTGGAAGTcacaattatattatatgtactAACCACAAAATGATCAAGATTAATGTTTCTTTGTGATATATTACTTGGGTTCATGTTAGCGGGCCAACTCATTACAGGCAGAGACCTTGTTCACTATTCTTGATGGGGCACTTTCCTGCACCTCCTTACACTTCAAAATCCCAATTTTATCCTCTTATAATTGAGTTCCGGAATACAAAATAGAAACATTCCATAATACATAATTCagaatataaaattgtattctgagttatatattttgaaatataaaagattgtatttatatattctgaaatataaaagattgtattttagattatacaatttgaaatgcaaatttatattttgaattcaatgacaatttttaaagtttttctcCTATACAATCAAGGAATAGTTCTCTGTCAAACTCGATGTTTGTACAAATTTTCATGCATTACTTCTCTCCATAGAACTCGATGTTTTGCTTTCTAATTTCATCATGGATTAACATTGACCTACAACATTATCATTACAAACCCAACATCATTCGGCCTCAAACCAAAATAATGTAAAACCCTAAATCCCAAAAAATATCcccaatttattaattttagttagAGTCAAATGAATAATCTTATTGTTCTTCATCATACACAACTCCTCAATGGAACAAACATTCCTTAACAGTTCTTGATTTGAAATTCAATGTGCTcttcaatttaataatttttcaccaaatgatatatttgattttcGCTTGTTCCATTCCTTAAACATGAAATTATCTTCAAACACACAAATccaattcatcttcttcaatttaaacatgtaattaaaaaaaaacaagacacATGTCCAAAACAGAGATGATGTGACTCACCATTTTCTcgtaaaaagataaataaaataaacattattaaacAAGAATGTCtgaattcataaattttttaaatataaaaagcgaacataatcaaattttaaaataaggataaaaatcaaattttaaaataaggatAAAAACTAAAATCGGATTATACTTATAGgttttaactcaattttttattgtaaatgtcTATGAATAAAGTCAATCTTTATTcagtcaaaataaataattttataattttttttctaaatattaaatagttaatacattttataaaattaaatattgaatcccaaatttgaaaatataatatactttgtaattttttaaaataagttccGGTAACtactctttcattctttttcaaaaaaatgtcCTTCCTATGACCATCTTTCTTGAAAATCCCattctaaaaaatttaatcacGCAGTTAATAATCCTTGAAAGTAGTTAAAGAagatcttaatttttttcatgaatttattaGACAATTAGTATTGAAAACTGACTTGGTAAAAAGGAAACGAGTGAAGTTTTAGAATTATTTCTTAAGGTTTAAGATTTATGAATAAGATTTATAAAACCAAAGTGTTAGCACACTGAGAGCGTTGCTTGTCTGGAAACGTGTCGAATGATGACTATAGACCCAACCAAGTGACAATTATACAACGGGTCCCactcacttttatttatttatttatttatttttcttactcTCTTATCTTTCTCGCAACTATTTCatgtcttcttctctttctcagAGACACAACATAACACCACAGtgagaaaacaaaacaagtgCAATGAGCAATTTCCAGAGAATATCGCACGAATCCTACCCTCCACCAGGTACATACTTCACACACCAATCTTATACCCTATTTCTGATTCTCttattccatttttatttttgattattacaatttttcatCCTAATATTCAGATTCGcgaattaattaattcattaaattaattttttggaCAGGATACGGATCTCCTTACCCTCCACCGCAACCGGGTTACCCATCGGCGCCGCCGCAAGAAGGCTACCCTCCGCCGCCTCCGCCGGGATACGGGGGTTATCCTCCGCCGCCGCATCCGCCATATGACTCGTACCAGGGGTATTTCGATAACGGGCGTCCTCCGCCACCTCCTCCGCCCCACTACCACTACCAGCACCAGCATGTGGCGCATCATCACCATCACGAGGAGCGTGAATGCTTTCCGTTCCTCCGAGG includes these proteins:
- the LOC108343882 gene encoding cysteine-rich and transmembrane domain-containing protein WIH2 isoform X1, which gives rise to MSNFQRISHESYPPPGYGSPYPPPQPGYPSAPPQEGYPPPPPPGYGGYPPPPHPPYDSYQGYFDNGRPPPPPPPHYHYQHQHVAHHHHHEERECFPFLRGCLAALCCCCVLEECCF
- the LOC108343882 gene encoding uncharacterized protein LOC108343882 isoform X2, encoding MSNFQRISHESYPPPGYGSPYPPPQPGYPSAPPQEGYPPPPPPGYGGYPPPPHPPYDSYQGYFDNGRPPPPPPPHYHYQHQHVAHHHHHEERECFPFLRGCD
- the LOC108345665 gene encoding uncharacterized protein LOC108345665 isoform X2; this encodes MLGRGWTSVPVEGEDFLGGALRVRDFPPEQFCRHGFVLGKTAEAGFGNEMYKVLTAAALSVMLNRSLIIGQTRGKYPFGDYISYSNFTFTVKEIKHLWRQKGCESKYGRKLVMRIDDFNKPLETNVLCSNWKKWKQPIIWFQGTTDSVAAQFFLKNIYSQMRIAAFNLFGDPEVLGLRPNVFGELMRVLISPSEDVDAAVNWVIGGGENPDISLHMRMLMNRSGRAVQAVLRCLKKAIRSQHLMSSRPKVVLVSDTPAVVKSIMSMPNISEFAEVLHFDYDQFKGSMSKGMRISDFRRKDWGSAPRWVAFVDFFLASRAKFAAISGAHRRVGTTYAQLIAALGAAYNLGDKSGSRFLFFSSFQSNLLRDGLKHQVGWGHVWNRYAGPLSCRNQANQCAFTPVLPSAWWDGLWQSPIPRDINRLASYGIRLSGLGNVDSNSLKSHCKKRKNIVRTITFKL
- the LOC108343882 gene encoding uncharacterized protein LOC108343882 isoform X3: MSNFQRISHESYPPPGYGSPYPPPQPGYPSAPPQEGYPPPPPPGYGGYPPPPHPPYDSYQGYFDNGRPPPPPPPHYHYQHQHVAHHHHHEERECFPFLRG
- the LOC108345665 gene encoding uncharacterized protein LOC108345665 isoform X1; protein product: MRLGGGKRRRVAPKPYVVFCALVTGLLGLLLLTFRPLEDAPRPLVPFARASEFNVSSSDGGTSVEGVLAFQRVAEKACKTVEEMGEDFGKGVGMESLRVRKIIENHFVANGALRVRDFPPEQFCRHGFVLGKTAEAGFGNEMYKVLTAAALSVMLNRSLIIGQTRGKYPFGDYISYSNFTFTVKEIKHLWRQKGCESKYGRKLVMRIDDFNKPLETNVLCSNWKKWKQPIIWFQGTTDSVAAQFFLKNIYSQMRIAAFNLFGDPEVLGLRPNVFGELMRVLISPSEDVDAAVNWVIGGGENPDISLHMRMLMNRSGRAVQAVLRCLKKAIRSQHLMSSRPKVVLVSDTPAVVKSIMSMPNISEFAEVLHFDYDQFKGSMSKGMRISDFRRKDWGSAPRWVAFVDFFLASRAKFAAISGAHRRVGTTYAQLIAALGAAYNLGDKSGSRFLFFSSFQSNLLRDGLKHQVGWGHVWNRYAGPLSCRNQANQCAFTPVLPSAWWDGLWQSPIPRDINRLASYGIRLSGLGNVDSNSLKSHCKKRKNIVRTITFKL